The Salegentibacter sp. Hel_I_6 region ACTGTATGAACAGGGTGAAATTGCGTTAAAGAAACCAATAGGGGAGTACTTACCGGATTACCCAAATGAAACCGTTAGGAATTCCGTTACAGTCCATCAACTTTTAACGCATACTTCGGGATTGAACAACTTCTATGTGAATGATTTAGATAAAATCAAAAATTCACATTACCATAAAATATCAGATTTTGTACCATTATTTGCAAATGATACGCTACTATCTAAACCAGGAACTCAATATGATTATAGCGGAACTGGATTTGTGGTTCTGGGATTAATTATCGAGAAAGTTTCCGGAGAAAATTATTACGATTATATAAGAAAGCATATTCTGGAGCCTTCAGAGATGATCGCAACCTCGGAAATTGCCGTAGATTCAGTCGTGAAAAATAAAGCAAGCGGATATACTTCACATTTTGGTCAGAACAAAACCCTGAAGAAAAATGAGTATTACTTGACCAAAGCATCCCCAGCCGGATTTTATTATTCTACGGTTGGAGATTTATTTAAGTTTTCAAAAGCTTTGAGAAATCACAAGTTATTAAACAATGAAACAACATCTTTGATGTTGGAGCCAAAAGTAAAAGGCTATAACACCCACTTAGGATATGGAATTGATATTGATAATAGATACAACCAAACCATAATTGGGCACAGCGGCGGTTGGTACGGTATTCACGCTGAACTTATAGATTTTACAGAAGATAATTACACGGTAGTTATATTATCGAATATTGATGATGGCGGGAAAACCGGGGCTTCTAAAGTAGTAGATTTCTTTAAAAATTTGATAGCTGATAAACAAAGCACAGAATAAAAATAAACCTGCGTAGAATCTAAACTCCTTGCTTCCTTGCAACTCCGAAAGAAAATGAAGAGTCTTTCCTTAGGAGGCTTGTTAAAATGAATTATTTGTTTATGAAAACCTTGATACTTTTTTTGATAAATTGGTACCGAGAAACAATTAACCACTGCTCGGGGATTAGAATTTAGAGGTGTGGATATTCTCGACGATTTTACTTGAAATAACAGCGTAAAAACGTACAGAATATAAAAGAATTATCCAGAGTTAATAATTATTATTTAGGCTGAAAAAAATCCAAATTTAACTATACAATTTGAAAGAAATTGCAAACATAAAAACCGACCGGCTTTTACTTAGGGGGATAAGAG contains the following coding sequences:
- a CDS encoding serine hydrolase — protein: MKASKALIALFIIFYTSISSSQSDLKIEEKIDSFLNELSGDDFSGTILVAQKDKIIAERAYGLSSIEYDVKNNIDTKFNIASITKMFTAVAALQLYEQGEIALKKPIGEYLPDYPNETVRNSVTVHQLLTHTSGLNNFYVNDLDKIKNSHYHKISDFVPLFANDTLLSKPGTQYDYSGTGFVVLGLIIEKVSGENYYDYIRKHILEPSEMIATSEIAVDSVVKNKASGYTSHFGQNKTLKKNEYYLTKASPAGFYYSTVGDLFKFSKALRNHKLLNNETTSLMLEPKVKGYNTHLGYGIDIDNRYNQTIIGHSGGWYGIHAELIDFTEDNYTVVILSNIDDGGKTGASKVVDFFKNLIADKQSTE